A region of Streptomyces cinnamoneus DNA encodes the following proteins:
- the ypfJ gene encoding KPN_02809 family neutral zinc metallopeptidase encodes MQFDDDADLDTSQVQDERGGGIPGGGLTIGGGLVGLLALLAGLFFGIGPRELGLSSGEPGSGPAATTDAQVSRTCRTGKDANTRQDCRTVAVVNSAQSFWSQELPRRGGTYTPAPTVFFTGQVRTGCGAATSAVGPFYCPADRKVYLDLGFFDELKTKFGASGGPFAQAYVVAHEYGHHVQDLTGVLGRAQDRRTGAGSNAVRVELQADCYAGVWARHATTTPERSTGRPLVERLTPADVDDGLNAAAAVGDDRIQERFQGRVTPESWTHGSAAQRRQWFTTGYSTGDVARCDTFHQE; translated from the coding sequence ATGCAGTTCGACGACGACGCGGACCTGGACACCTCCCAGGTGCAGGACGAGCGCGGCGGCGGGATCCCCGGGGGCGGGCTCACCATCGGCGGCGGGCTGGTCGGGCTGCTGGCCCTGCTGGCCGGCCTGTTCTTCGGCATCGGCCCGCGGGAGCTGGGGCTCAGCTCCGGCGAGCCCGGGTCCGGCCCTGCGGCCACGACGGACGCCCAGGTCTCCCGGACCTGCCGCACCGGCAAGGACGCCAACACCCGTCAGGACTGCCGGACCGTCGCGGTCGTCAACAGCGCCCAGTCGTTCTGGAGCCAGGAGCTCCCCCGCCGGGGCGGCACCTACACCCCCGCCCCGACGGTCTTCTTCACCGGCCAGGTCCGTACCGGCTGCGGGGCCGCGACCTCGGCGGTCGGCCCGTTCTACTGCCCGGCCGACCGGAAGGTCTACCTCGACCTGGGGTTCTTCGACGAGCTCAAGACGAAGTTCGGGGCGAGCGGCGGACCGTTCGCCCAGGCCTACGTCGTCGCCCACGAGTACGGGCACCACGTCCAGGACCTCACGGGTGTCCTCGGCCGCGCCCAGGACCGGCGGACGGGCGCGGGCAGCAACGCGGTCAGGGTCGAGCTCCAGGCCGACTGCTACGCCGGGGTCTGGGCCCGGCACGCGACCACGACGCCCGAGCGGTCCACCGGCCGGCCGCTCGTCGAGCGGCTGACGCCGGCCGACGTCGACGACGGCCTGAACGCCGCCGCGGCGGTCGGCGACGACCGCATCCAGGAGCGGTTCCAGGGCCGGGTCACCCCCGAGAGCTGGACCCACGGCTCGGCCGCGCAGCGCCGGCAGTGGTTCACGACCGGGTACTCCACGGGGGACGTGGCCCGCTGCGACACCTTCCACCAGGAGTGA
- a CDS encoding VOC family protein gives MAQISTAAPAVCPALLYRDARAAIRQLTEAFGFTRTALYESEDGTVLHAELMWGNGIVMIGSRGRGGVFDEAVKDAGPSGVYVAVEDPDAHHRRAVAHGAEVLAPPADQEYGSRDYTARDLEGNLWTFGTYAPKGPETTG, from the coding sequence ATGGCACAGATCAGCACGGCCGCGCCGGCCGTCTGCCCGGCCCTGCTGTACCGGGACGCCCGGGCGGCGATCCGGCAGCTCACGGAGGCCTTCGGCTTCACCCGGACCGCGCTGTACGAGAGCGAGGACGGCACGGTGCTGCACGCCGAGCTGATGTGGGGCAACGGGATCGTGATGATCGGCTCCAGGGGCCGGGGCGGCGTCTTCGACGAGGCCGTGAAGGACGCCGGGCCCTCGGGGGTCTACGTGGCCGTCGAGGACCCCGACGCGCACCACCGGCGGGCCGTGGCGCACGGGGCGGAGGTCCTGGCGCCGCCGGCCGACCAGGAGTACGGGTCCCGGGACTACACGGCCCGGGACCTGGAGGGCAACCTCTGGACGTTCGGCACGTACGCCCCCAAGGGGCCGGAGACGACCGGCTAG